ATTGGCGCAATGTGACGCTAACCAGAAATGGCGAAGAGCAAACGCTTTCCCTCTACGCACTGATGCAGCGTGGTGATTTAACTCAGAACCTACTTCTTAAACCTGGGGATATCGTTCATGTCCCTCGAAATGACGATCAAAAGGTATTCGTGCTTGGTGAGGTATCAACGCCACAAATGTTAAAGATTGATCGCGCAGGCATGAGTCTGACTGAGGCACTCAGTTCGGTAGGCGGTATTAACGAAGTCGCGGCCGATGCATCTGGTGTATTTGTTATTCGTAACTCTACCAAAGCGGACCAAGTTGCCGATATTTATCAACTCAATATCAAAGATGCCACAGCTTTAGTGATTGGAACGGAGTTTAGCTTGCAGCCATATGATGTAGTTTACGTAACAGCACAACCTATCTCTCGTTGGAATCGCTTAATGACTCAGCTTCTACCAACACTTACAGGTATTAAGAACATTGCTGATGCGGGTAATTCATACAGAGCTTGGGGTAACTAGAGCCTAACATGAAGGTACCTGCTAACGAAATGAAATCAAGAGTGTAATTATGTTCAACAATATTTTGGTTGTGTGTGTCGGTAATATTTGCCGATCACCCACAGCAGAGCGAGCTCTGCAAAAGTTAGTGCCAACAAAAAAGGTTACGTCGGCTGGTATTGCTGCAGAAAAAAGCCGTTTAGTGGGTAAGACTGCTGACACTATGGCGATCGATATTGCTAGTCGTTACCAGCTTGATGTGTCCAACCACAGCGCTAGACAGCTTACTGCTGATATGTGTCGTGACAATGACCTTATTCTGGTGATGGAAAAAGGGCACATAGACGCTGTATGCGATATCGCCCCAGCAGCAAGAGGGAAAACCATGCTGTTTGGTCAATGGGAAAATCAACAAGAAATCCCAGATCCATATCGCCAAAGCCAAGAAGCGTTTGAACATGTATTCAAGCTTATAGAGCAGTCCGCTAGCCAATGGTCGAAACGGCTTTAGCGCCTTTTTGCTTTACTATAACAACCTTGTTGCCCATAGATTTAATTTTTACTTTCGCTGCCTAGTTAACAATAAAACATGCAAACAGAATCTCAAAAATACAGTAGCAACACCGCCGATGAAATCGACTTAGGTCGTTTATTCAACACATTGCTTGAGGCGAAATGGCTCATCATCACTATCACGTTTTTGTTTGCAGTGATTGGTGTGATGTATGCGTTACTAGCAACGCCTATCTACAAAGCAGATGCACTGATTCAGGTCGAAAGCAAAAACTCAGGTGTATCTAGCCTTATCAATGAAGGGCTCGGTGACCTATTTACTCAAGAGTCATCTGCTACAACTGAAATCGAGATTATAAAATCAAGAATGGTGCTAGGTGAAACAGTTGATAAACTAAACCTAACGACTATCGCTGCACCTAAAGTAATGCCGATCATCGGTAAAGGATTAAGCCGCCTAAGCGGTGATCAGAAGTTCATTGATGTTGCGCGTTTCGAGGTGCCGAGTTATCTAGAACCTGAGGCGGTGACACTCGAGCTAATCAATGCTGACTCGGGCGAGTACCACTTATTTAATAGTGATGGCCAGAAACTACTCTCCGGCTTTGTCGGCGAGCTAGCGGAAAAAGACGATTGGAGATTGTTTGTTCGAAGCATAAAAGCGAACGGTGGTGATGAGTTCACGCTATCAAAGCGCTCTAGACTGGAATCCATCCAATGGCTACAGCAAACACTCACTATCAGCGAAAGAAGTAAACAAACGGGCATCTTACAGCTAGCGTTTGAGGGTCAAGACAAACAACAAATCAAGGCAATCCTTGATGACGTAAGCATGAATTACTTTCTGCAGAATGTTGCGCGCCAGTCAGCAGAAGCGGAAAAAAGCCTAACCTTCTTGCAGAATAACTTGCCTCAGATTAAAGCCACGCTGAATGAATCCGAAGACAAACTCAATCGCTTTAGACAACAAAATGAGTCGGTAGACTTGGGGCTTGAAGCTCAGTCAGCATTGAAAGTCATTGTTGACCTAGAGGCGCAGCTCAATGAGCTTACCTTTAAAGAGAGTGATATCAGTCAGCGTTTTACCAAAGACCATCCATCTTATAAGTCCTTGCTCGACAAACGCGATACTTTGCTACAGGAACGTGAGCGTTTAAATCGCCAGATTCAAAAACTACCAAAAACGCAGCGTGAAGTGCTACGAATGACTCGCGATGTGGAAGTCAATCAGCAGATATATGTTCAGCTACTGAATAAAGTTCAAGAGCTAAACATTATGAAGGCGAGTGCGGTGGGGAATGTGCGTATTTTAGATACCGCCCAAGTGTACGCCCACCCAGTAAAACCGAAGAAGTCACTAATTGTCGTACTTGCTACCCTACTTGGCGGTATGGCAAGCGTCGCCTTTGTATTAGTTAAAGCAGCATTCCACCAAGGTGTGACTAGCCCAGAAGAGATAGAAGCCCTTGGTGTACCGGTATACACCAGCGTACCGAAATCAGAAATGCAGTTAAGTTTCGCAGGAGTTGGCAAAACGGGTTTAACGCGTAAAAAGAAAAATGATAGTACGGGGCTACTTGCTAAAGTTAACCCAGCTGACCTCTCTATCGAAGCACTACGCGGGTTAAGAACCAGCCTGCACTTTGCCATGCTAGAGGCAAAGAACAATATTGTGATGATCTCAGGTCCCGCACCTGGGGTTGGAAAATCGTTTGTTGCCACCAACTTTGCAGCGGTCGCTGCAGTAGCAGGTCAAAAAGTACTCCTAATTGATGCTGATATGCGCAAAGGCTATTTACAACGAAGCTTTGGCTTAAAATGGGATGGTGGTCTGTCCGATGTACTAGCTGGCAAACACACAATCGAACAAGCGGTGAAATCGAGTGGTATTGACGGGTTAGATGTGATCACTCGCGGAATGATCCCGCCTAATCCTTCGGAGCTGCTGATGCATCAACGTTTCAGAGACCTACTAGATTGGGCTAGTGCCAATTACGATTTAGTTCTAGTAGATACGCCTCCAGTCCTTGCTGTGACCGATCCCAGCATTGTTGGCGCACAAGCGGGTACGACCTTGATGGTGGCGAGGTTTGGCCAAAATACTGCTAAAGAGATCGAAGTCGCCAACGATAGATTCAAAAAAGCTGGCATTGAAGTGAAGGGTGTCATTCTCAATGCTATCGAGAAAAAGGCGTCGAATAGCTACGGTTATTATCAGTATTCCTATGAAAGCCACTAATTAAACTGGTGAATAGGTGACGAAATAGCCAAAACATGACTCGAATCTATAAAGCTTTATAAAGCGAGAAAACTCCCTTGCTCAGCTATATCGAATATGGATAATAAAGCGCTGTGTCATTTTTATTAACCCGACACAGCGTTACACTTTTGTCATGGAAATGACACAGACGAAGGCTTAATCGTCTGTAAGATAGTAAGGCACAGAGCAAAGCTGGCAAATGCGCAATGTGGTTGACGCACTACCAAAGGGCGGTAGCGTGCCACAAAAGAAAAGAAAAGGAAAAGTGCACAAATAGAAAAGCACTCTATAAGGAAGGCTAGGTTGTATGCGCAGCTGCGGCTAAGGTACTGCATAGATACATGACTGTTGTGGTCTACACAACAGACAGAAAAATGATTAGCGGACAATCTCTCCGTTCTCTTTCCCGCGTAACATTCCTTCTTTAACTTCCTTTCGAGTTTTTCTGCGCGTTTGCTCTAAGCGAATCCATCCATGAACTGGACACACCCGAGCTTAGGGAATCTCACTTTGAATCAAAGAACCAAATTTTCATTGGCTGCGGCAGTCATGAGCACATCGCTGTGCTCACCACTTGCCTTTGCCAACCTGTACGCAGGTGCAGCATTTACTTATGCTGGTGCCGAATATCAGCACTCAGAAAAAACTGCTTCAGTTGATGCATCACCACTCATGCTTCAAGCTCAGCTTGGCTATTTCTTTAATGATTATTTTGCTGTAGAGGGCCGATTCGGTACCTCAATCCAGCGCTCTAATGGGTTAAATGTAGATAGTTTAGCTTCTGCTCTGCTTAAAGGTAATGTTCCTGTGACCAATCAGCTTTCTATGTACGGCTTGTTGGGTTACTCGTCGGTCACTATAGATCAGCAATCTGTGGGTTCGAGCACGCAAGGCGGGGCAAGCTTTGGTCTTGGTATGCACTATGCGCTAAGCAGTGACACGGCTGTGACCTTTGAATTTCTTAACAATCTCAATAGTGATGAGGCTCGTTTAAACGGGTTAAGTCTCGGCTTTCAGTATCGCTTTTAGACAGCAAGTGATTGAGAACAAATACAGGAATCGTTAAGAAATGACAAATAACAAGACAATACCGCGCAGTTCAAAAACGCAAACGTTTAAGTCGAGAGCTACCCGAGTGCTAACGAGCCTCAGTATTGCATTATTGTTCAGCACTCCGACATTTGCCCAAACTCCAACACCTCAGCAGATGGAAATGTTTAAAAGCCTGCCTGCTAGTCAGCAGCAAGCTCTGGCCGCGCAATATGGCGTGACCCTACCAACATCAACAGGGACGACCGAGCAGTTTCAAAATCCTCAGGTAATGAACCCTCGTGTAACGAATGAAGCTGCTATTTCCGCAGAAAGTGATTCATCAACAGCTGAGGAAAACCGTCAAACTGAAGATACTGAGCTAAAACGCTTCGGTATCGAGCTATTCGCAGCATCACCTTCTACGTTTGCGCCTATCAGCGATGTACCGGTTCCTGCGGAATATCAAGTGGGCCCTGGCGATGAGATAGTGATTCAGCTGTTTGGTAAAGAGAACCAAACACACCGTTTGCGTGTAAACCGTGAAGGCGTCATTAACTTCCCAACGCTCGGTCCGGTACAAGTCGCTGGAATGAGTTTTTCGAATGTTCGTGAATCTCTACAACAGCGCGTTCGAGAGCAAATGATTGGTGTACGCAGTGACGTAACCATGGGTGAACTGCGCACAATGCAGATTTTTGTCATGGGTGATGCTTATAAACCGGGTGCCTATACGGTGAGTGGTTTAACTACCATTTCACAAGCGATTTATTACAGCGGCGGCTTTAGTGAAAGTGGCGCACTGCGTGATATCCAGTTAAAGCGAAATGGGAAGCTCATTCGCCGACTTGATATGTACGACATGCTACTAAAAGGTGACACTCGTAACGACGTTCGTTTGATGCCTGGTGATGTCGTGTTTATCGGTCCCGTAAAAAACACTATTGAGATTGATGGTGAGGTAAACCGCCCTGCTATTTACGAGATTCAACCTGGTGAAAGCTATGCTCACATATTAAATATGGCAGCAGGCTTGACGGCAAATGCTTATGCAGACCAAGTGCAAGTGAAACGTGCTGCTAAAAATGGCATTCGTGAAGTTCTCACTTTGGCATTGAACAAAAACTCTGGCTTGAATACTAAAGCGAAAAATGGTGATCAGATCACCGTTGGCAAGCGAAGTGATGAGCTTAAAAACTTTGTCCAAATAGAAGGTGATGTGCTTCATCCGGGTTACTACCAATGGCGAAGTGGCACTAAGTTGTCCCATTTATTTTCAGGTGTAGATACGGGTTTCAATTCCACTGCCGATGTGCACTATGCTTTGGTCGTACGTGAAATTAACCCTCAAAGAGATATCCGAGTTTTCCAAGTAGATTTGGCAAACGCTATCATGGATCCAAGTAGCAAAGATAACCTCCTATTGAGTTCTCGTGACCGAGTGCTTGTCTTTAACCGCTTTAATTTAGAAGAGCTTGAAGCGCTAACGCAACCGGCAGAGCAAGAGACAACTGCCAAAACCTTTGAGCAAGCTCGGCGACAATCTTTCGAAGAAGAGCTTAAAGAGAAACAAACTCATGACATGGCATTACAGCAAGTCGACAATCAAAAAATCAAGTTGATCTATCAAGGTCAAGAAGTCGACCAAGGGCAGATTGATAAGGTTAAGCAGTCAACCAGGCAAGCACTACTAGCTCCGATTTTGATGCAACTGCGCCAACAAGCTGTTTATGGTCATCCTCCTCTTATTGCTGAAGTAGGCGGTGAGGTGAAACACCCAGGTAATTACCCGATTGCTAGTGGAACAACAGTGAAAGACCTAGTTGAAGCCGCGGGTGGTCTGACACCTGATGCCTTCATCATGAACGCAGAGCTATCAAGAAACGTATTTGATGCCCAAGAGCAACGTTCAGTACTGGATGTATCGCGCATTAACCTCGGCAATGCTTTGCTAGGTGATGTGAATGAAAATATGCAGGTAGGTCCTCGCGATAGACTAAACGTGCTTGAGCAACCATATGCAAACCTTCGCCGTACTGTGACGTTAAGAGGTGAAGTTCGCTTCCCAGGTACTTACAGTGTGCGCCAAGGTGAAACGATGAGCGAACTTATCGAACGTGCCGGTGGACTGACTAAGTTTGCCCATCCGCAAGGGGCGATATTTACTCGCGAAGCACTTCGTTTACAAGAAGAGAAACAGCTTAATGAATACGCTGCAGATATTCGTAAAGAAACAGCGAAAAAGACCTTCCGAGTAGACAATAATCTTGGCTCGACGATTACAGATCCTGAAAAGACACTTGCTTTTGTAGAAGAGGCTAGTAAGAGCAAGGCGCTTGGTCGAATGGTAGTCCAGTTGGACCAAATTACCGGCGGTAATGAGGCTGCAGATTTTATGCTGGAAGATGGTGATTTCCTATTTGTCCCAACATTCCGTAACTCAATTTCTATTATGGGTGAGGTCCAGGTTTCAATTACTTATCTGTTAGATAGTAAGCTGGATGTTAGCGACTACTTAAATAAAGCGGGCGGTATCAAGAAGCAAGCTGACGAGGACCGAATCTTTGTGGTACGCGCTGATGGTTCAGTTTATAAACCGAACTCAGGTTACTGGTTTGGTAATAACAACGAAAAGTTAATGCCAGGTGATACCATTGTTGTGCCAATTGATACTGATTACCGAGATGCGTTGGGTACTTGGACTGCAGCTACCCAAATCCTATACCAAATTGGTGTAGCGGTTAATGCGATTAATAAGTAATAGTTCGGAGTAGAAAGCATGAATCAAAACAACTACCCGAACCAACTGCCACCGCAGTTCTCGCCGCGAGGTCATAACGATGAAATTGACCTAAAAGAGTTATTTTTAGCGGTTTGGAAAGGTAAGTGGATTATTATTGCAACAACCTTTGTGTTTGCTGTTGGAGCTGTGTTATTCGCTTTGAGCCTGCCAAACACCTATAAAGCGGATACCCTTCTAGCCCCAGCAGAAAGCTCAGGACAAGGAGGGCTTTCTAAAATGGCTGGCCAAATTGGTGGTCTAGCTGCTCTTGCTGGGGTTAACCTAGGTGGTAGCGAAAGTAGTCAAACAGAGCTTGCCGTACAAGTGATGAAATCGCGTCAATTTGTTGATCACTTTATTCAAAAACATGACCTTTTAGTACCGATCATGGCGGCGAAAGAGTGGGATGCGAATAGCAACACCTTGATTCTAGACGAGGAACTGTATGACCCTTTTTCTGGTGAGTGGTTGCGAGAACCAAAAGGATTAAGAGGCGCAGAACCAACGGCACAAGAAGCGTATGAAGTGTTTATGAAAAACATATTTGGTGTGAATCAAGATAAAGAGAGCGGTCTTTATGTTGTGAGTGTAGACTACTTTTCGCCGTTTATGGCTCAGCAATGGGTGACTTGGTTAGTGGAAGACATTAATAAAGTGATGCGCGAGCGCGTGATTTCTGAAAGCAGCCAAAACTTAGATTATCTCGCTGAACAACTCAGAAAAACCTCGGTGGCGGAAATGCAGAATGCGTTTTATCAGATTGTTGAGGAGCAGACAAAAAGCTTGATGTTGGCTGAGGCTCAGGAGGAGTTCATCTTTAAAGTCGTTGATCCGGCTGTCGTACCAGAGCTGAAATCAGGACCCAAGAGAGCACTGATCTGTATTTTGGGGACTCTTTTGGGAGGCTCTTTAGGTATGGCGTTAGTACTAATGATTTTCGCGCTTCGTCGAGATAAAAGTGAGTCAACAGCGTAGCTACTTTCTACTTAATTGGTCAAGTTAGCCTAAATATTAATAAGTGTAGTTTAGGGCTTTTAGCTTCAGAAGTGTTTGCCAATTACACATAATGACCCTGAGCCAAGTAAATAAGCTTGAGCGAAGCGTTCGAATTATCAATCTAATTAACTGGGAGCACTCCCTTTTTCGACAAAAGTAGCAACTCACATGGTAAAGAAAAAAATCTTAACTGTCTTCGGTACTCGTCCAGAAGCAATAAAAATGGCTCCTCTTGTACATGCCTTAGAGGCTGATGAGCGCTTTACGGCTAAATGCTGTGTTACCGCTCAGCACAGAGAGATGTTAGACCAAGTCTTAGACTTGTTTGATATCACACCAGACTTTGATCTCAATATAATGAAAGCAGGCCAAACACTCAATGATGTGACGGCACGTATCATTCAAGGGCTAAAACCGATTCTTCAAGAATTTAAACCTGATGTTGTTTTGGTTCATGGAGATACTGCAACGACCTTTGCGGCTAGCATAGCGGCTTACTATGAACAAATTGAAGTCGGGCATGTGGAAGCAGGACTTCGTACTGGTAATATCTATTCACCATGGCCAGAAGAAGCAAACCGGCGTTTGACTGGTGTATTGACGAAGTACCACTTTGCTCCTACCAAAACGTCGAAAGAGAATCTTTTATGTGAAAACTTTATTCCAGATAATATTTACATAACAGGTAATACTGTTATTGATGCGTTGCTAATGGTGAGAGATAAAATCGAATCTAATAACGATTTGAATGCTACATTAGCCGCACAATTTTCATTTTTGGACGATAGTAAGAAACTAATTTTGGTAACTGGCCATCGTAGAGAGAGTTTTGGAGGAGGGTTTGAGCGGATTTGTGAGGCATTGGTAGTCATCGCAAAAGAACACCCTGAAACGCAAATACTCTATCCTATGCACTTAAACCCGAATGTACGTGAACCAGTGAATCGTATTTTAGCGGATATTAAGAATATTCACCTTATTGAGCCTCAACAGTATTTACCGTTCATATATCTAATGAGCCGATCTCACATTATTCTAACTGACTCAGGAGGTATACAAGAAGAAGCGCCATCGCTTGGAAAGCCTGTACTTGTCATGCGCGATACGACAGAGCGTCCAGAAGCCGTCGAGGCTGGTACTGTTAAATTGGTTGGCACGGACACGCGTGCAATCGTTGACAATATAAATGAACTACTGACGAGCGAGGATGCTTATAAGACAATGAGTTTTGCGCATAACCCATACGGGGATGGTAAAGCGTGTGAGAGAATTTTAAACGTATTAGAAGATTAAGTTTTTAAGGTTAGACTAATTATGTCATTTGAAACAATTTCAGTCATCGGTCTTGGTTATATAGGCTTACCAACAGCAGCGATGTTCGCTTCTCGTAAGAAAAAAGTAATTGGTGTGGATATAAATCAACATGCAGTCGATACTATTAATCGTGGTGAGATACATATTGTTGAACCGGATCTAGACATGTTGGTGAGTGCCGCCGTTCAGCAAGAGTACTTGAAGGCGGTGACAGTACCTGAGCCCGCAGATGCTTTCTTGATTGCGGTACCAACACCATTTAAGCCTTGTGAAGCAGGGGATATCCCAGAGCCTGATTTGTCATATATCGAATCTGCGGCAAAGGCTATCGCACCCATTTTGAAAAAAGGCGATCTCGTTATTCTTGAGTCAACATCTCCGGTAGGAGCAACCGAACAGATGGCTGCTTGGCTAGCGGATGCTCGCAAAGACTTGAGCTTTCCACAAACTTCAGGAGAGTTAGCGGATATTAATATTGCGCACTGCCCAGAAAGAGTTTTGCCCGGTAAGGTTGTAACGGAATTAGTGCAAAACGACCGAGTAATTGGCGGAATGAGTAAGCGTTGTTCTGAGCGAAGTGTTGAGCTATATAAAACGTTTGTTATGGGCGATTGCGTTATAACTAATGCACGCACAGCTGAAATGGCTAAGCTTACAGAAAACTCGTCACGTGACGTCCAAATCGCATTTGCAAATGAATTATCAATAATTTGTGATGAGTTAAATATTGATGTTTGGGAGTTGATCTCATTGGCCAATCGCCACCCAAGGGTTAATATTCTAGAACCTGGTCCAGGCGTAGGTGGGCATTGTATTGCGGTAGACCCTTGGTTTATAGTTTCAAAGACACCAGAGCAGGCGAAAATAATTCACACAGCGCGTAGAGTGAATGATTTCAAACCTGATTGGGTCATTGAAAAAATCAAAGTAGCTGTAGCCGACTTCTTAAGTGCAAATCCAAAGAAAACGATAAAAGATGTCACAATTGCTTGCTATGGTTTAGCATTTAAGCCAGATATTGATGACTTAAGGGAAAGTCCAGCATTTGATATAACAAGGTCTATAGCTAAAACTCATTTAGGCAAAGTCTTGGCAATAGAGCCCAACATTACCTCTATTGATATAGATAATGTTGAGCTAGTATCTCTGGATGAATCCCTTACTAGAACCGACATTCATGTAATGTTAGTTGATCACAAACAATTCAAAAAAATAAAATTGAATGATGCTTTCGTTATAGATACAAAAGGCATTTGGTAGCTTTAAGAGTAATTATTATGTTAAACAATAAAACGGTTCTAATCACTGGTGGTACGGGGTCATTTGGTAAGCAGTTTGTAAAAACGATCTTAGCGAGATATCCAGAAGTAAAAACGATCAGAATATACTCACGAGATGAGTTGAAGCAGTTTGAATTGAAGCAGGAATATATAGGCAATCAAAAACTGCGTTTTTTCATTGGTGACGTTCGCGATCAGAATCGCATGATTCAAGCTTGTGAAGGGGTTGACGTCATTATTCATGCAGCTGCAATTAAACAAGTAGATACCGCGGAATATAATCCTACGGAATGCATCCGCACCAACGTTGACGGTGCCGAGAATGTGATTCAAGCAGCACTTCGATGCGGTGTTAAAGATGTTGTTGCACTTTCAACAGATAAGGCTTGTGCTCCAATCAACCTTTACGGTGCTACGAAGCTCGCATCGGATAAGTTGTTTACGGCTGCGAATAACATTAAAGGTTCGAAGGATATTCGTTTTAGCGTAGTTCGTTATGGAAACGTCATGGGCTCGCGTGGTTCAGTTATCCCATTTTTCATGAAAAAGAAAGAAGAAGGCGTGCTGCCAATCACCCATGAAGAAATGACGCGTTTCAATATCTCTCTGCAAGATGGTGTCAACATGGTGATGTATGCTCTTGAAAATCACCTAGGTGGTGAGATTTTTGTACCTAAAATCCCATCTTACAAGATCTTGGATATAGCAGAAGCAATTGCTCCTGAGTGTAAAATAGAGGTGGTTGGTATCCGCCCAGGTGAGAAATTACACGAAGAAATGATCACCGATACAGATTCACTAAACACTATTGACCTAGGTAAGTACTACGCTATCTTGCCATCAGTTTCATTTACGTATACCGAAACTGAGTACCTAGCGCACCACAAAGCTGAAAAAGTACCTTTTGGTTTCAAATACAACTCAGGTACAAATACTGAGTGGGAAACCGTTGAAGGTTTGCGCGAGCTAATCAAAGAGCATATCGATCCTAAATTTACGGTGTGAGAAAGAACGTGATTCCTTACGGTAAACAAGATATTAACCAACAAGACATTGATTCAGTGCTTGAGGTTCTTAAGTCAGATTTTCTAACGCAAGGGCCAAAAGTTCCCGAGTTTGAAAAAGCAATAAGGACCCACACAGGAGCTAAGTATGCTTTAGCAATGAACAGTGCAACGTCTGCTCTGCATGTGGCTTGCTTGGCGCTCGGGCTAGGTGAGGGGGACTCGTTATGGACATCGCCAATTACGTTTGTCGCTTCAGCTAACTGCGGCTTGTACTGTGGTGCCGAGGTGGA
This window of the Vibrio maritimus genome carries:
- a CDS encoding low molecular weight phosphotyrosine protein phosphatase → MFNNILVVCVGNICRSPTAERALQKLVPTKKVTSAGIAAEKSRLVGKTADTMAIDIASRYQLDVSNHSARQLTADMCRDNDLILVMEKGHIDAVCDIAPAARGKTMLFGQWENQQEIPDPYRQSQEAFEHVFKLIEQSASQWSKRL
- a CDS encoding polysaccharide biosynthesis tyrosine autokinase, with amino-acid sequence MQTESQKYSSNTADEIDLGRLFNTLLEAKWLIITITFLFAVIGVMYALLATPIYKADALIQVESKNSGVSSLINEGLGDLFTQESSATTEIEIIKSRMVLGETVDKLNLTTIAAPKVMPIIGKGLSRLSGDQKFIDVARFEVPSYLEPEAVTLELINADSGEYHLFNSDGQKLLSGFVGELAEKDDWRLFVRSIKANGGDEFTLSKRSRLESIQWLQQTLTISERSKQTGILQLAFEGQDKQQIKAILDDVSMNYFLQNVARQSAEAEKSLTFLQNNLPQIKATLNESEDKLNRFRQQNESVDLGLEAQSALKVIVDLEAQLNELTFKESDISQRFTKDHPSYKSLLDKRDTLLQERERLNRQIQKLPKTQREVLRMTRDVEVNQQIYVQLLNKVQELNIMKASAVGNVRILDTAQVYAHPVKPKKSLIVVLATLLGGMASVAFVLVKAAFHQGVTSPEEIEALGVPVYTSVPKSEMQLSFAGVGKTGLTRKKKNDSTGLLAKVNPADLSIEALRGLRTSLHFAMLEAKNNIVMISGPAPGVGKSFVATNFAAVAAVAGQKVLLIDADMRKGYLQRSFGLKWDGGLSDVLAGKHTIEQAVKSSGIDGLDVITRGMIPPNPSELLMHQRFRDLLDWASANYDLVLVDTPPVLAVTDPSIVGAQAGTTLMVARFGQNTAKEIEVANDRFKKAGIEVKGVILNAIEKKASNSYGYYQYSYESH
- a CDS encoding outer membrane beta-barrel protein, producing MNQRTKFSLAAAVMSTSLCSPLAFANLYAGAAFTYAGAEYQHSEKTASVDASPLMLQAQLGYFFNDYFAVEGRFGTSIQRSNGLNVDSLASALLKGNVPVTNQLSMYGLLGYSSVTIDQQSVGSSTQGGASFGLGMHYALSSDTAVTFEFLNNLNSDEARLNGLSLGFQYRF
- a CDS encoding SLBB domain-containing protein gives rise to the protein MTNNKTIPRSSKTQTFKSRATRVLTSLSIALLFSTPTFAQTPTPQQMEMFKSLPASQQQALAAQYGVTLPTSTGTTEQFQNPQVMNPRVTNEAAISAESDSSTAEENRQTEDTELKRFGIELFAASPSTFAPISDVPVPAEYQVGPGDEIVIQLFGKENQTHRLRVNREGVINFPTLGPVQVAGMSFSNVRESLQQRVREQMIGVRSDVTMGELRTMQIFVMGDAYKPGAYTVSGLTTISQAIYYSGGFSESGALRDIQLKRNGKLIRRLDMYDMLLKGDTRNDVRLMPGDVVFIGPVKNTIEIDGEVNRPAIYEIQPGESYAHILNMAAGLTANAYADQVQVKRAAKNGIREVLTLALNKNSGLNTKAKNGDQITVGKRSDELKNFVQIEGDVLHPGYYQWRSGTKLSHLFSGVDTGFNSTADVHYALVVREINPQRDIRVFQVDLANAIMDPSSKDNLLLSSRDRVLVFNRFNLEELEALTQPAEQETTAKTFEQARRQSFEEELKEKQTHDMALQQVDNQKIKLIYQGQEVDQGQIDKVKQSTRQALLAPILMQLRQQAVYGHPPLIAEVGGEVKHPGNYPIASGTTVKDLVEAAGGLTPDAFIMNAELSRNVFDAQEQRSVLDVSRINLGNALLGDVNENMQVGPRDRLNVLEQPYANLRRTVTLRGEVRFPGTYSVRQGETMSELIERAGGLTKFAHPQGAIFTREALRLQEEKQLNEYAADIRKETAKKTFRVDNNLGSTITDPEKTLAFVEEASKSKALGRMVVQLDQITGGNEAADFMLEDGDFLFVPTFRNSISIMGEVQVSITYLLDSKLDVSDYLNKAGGIKKQADEDRIFVVRADGSVYKPNSGYWFGNNNEKLMPGDTIVVPIDTDYRDALGTWTAATQILYQIGVAVNAINK
- a CDS encoding Wzz/FepE/Etk N-terminal domain-containing protein, translated to MNQNNYPNQLPPQFSPRGHNDEIDLKELFLAVWKGKWIIIATTFVFAVGAVLFALSLPNTYKADTLLAPAESSGQGGLSKMAGQIGGLAALAGVNLGGSESSQTELAVQVMKSRQFVDHFIQKHDLLVPIMAAKEWDANSNTLILDEELYDPFSGEWLREPKGLRGAEPTAQEAYEVFMKNIFGVNQDKESGLYVVSVDYFSPFMAQQWVTWLVEDINKVMRERVISESSQNLDYLAEQLRKTSVAEMQNAFYQIVEEQTKSLMLAEAQEEFIFKVVDPAVVPELKSGPKRALICILGTLLGGSLGMALVLMIFALRRDKSESTA
- the wecB gene encoding non-hydrolyzing UDP-N-acetylglucosamine 2-epimerase, which codes for MVKKKILTVFGTRPEAIKMAPLVHALEADERFTAKCCVTAQHREMLDQVLDLFDITPDFDLNIMKAGQTLNDVTARIIQGLKPILQEFKPDVVLVHGDTATTFAASIAAYYEQIEVGHVEAGLRTGNIYSPWPEEANRRLTGVLTKYHFAPTKTSKENLLCENFIPDNIYITGNTVIDALLMVRDKIESNNDLNATLAAQFSFLDDSKKLILVTGHRRESFGGGFERICEALVVIAKEHPETQILYPMHLNPNVREPVNRILADIKNIHLIEPQQYLPFIYLMSRSHIILTDSGGIQEEAPSLGKPVLVMRDTTERPEAVEAGTVKLVGTDTRAIVDNINELLTSEDAYKTMSFAHNPYGDGKACERILNVLED
- the wecC gene encoding UDP-N-acetyl-D-mannosamine dehydrogenase, encoding MSFETISVIGLGYIGLPTAAMFASRKKKVIGVDINQHAVDTINRGEIHIVEPDLDMLVSAAVQQEYLKAVTVPEPADAFLIAVPTPFKPCEAGDIPEPDLSYIESAAKAIAPILKKGDLVILESTSPVGATEQMAAWLADARKDLSFPQTSGELADINIAHCPERVLPGKVVTELVQNDRVIGGMSKRCSERSVELYKTFVMGDCVITNARTAEMAKLTENSSRDVQIAFANELSIICDELNIDVWELISLANRHPRVNILEPGPGVGGHCIAVDPWFIVSKTPEQAKIIHTARRVNDFKPDWVIEKIKVAVADFLSANPKKTIKDVTIACYGLAFKPDIDDLRESPAFDITRSIAKTHLGKVLAIEPNITSIDIDNVELVSLDESLTRTDIHVMLVDHKQFKKIKLNDAFVIDTKGIW
- the pseB gene encoding UDP-N-acetylglucosamine 4,6-dehydratase (inverting), whose translation is MLNNKTVLITGGTGSFGKQFVKTILARYPEVKTIRIYSRDELKQFELKQEYIGNQKLRFFIGDVRDQNRMIQACEGVDVIIHAAAIKQVDTAEYNPTECIRTNVDGAENVIQAALRCGVKDVVALSTDKACAPINLYGATKLASDKLFTAANNIKGSKDIRFSVVRYGNVMGSRGSVIPFFMKKKEEGVLPITHEEMTRFNISLQDGVNMVMYALENHLGGEIFVPKIPSYKILDIAEAIAPECKIEVVGIRPGEKLHEEMITDTDSLNTIDLGKYYAILPSVSFTYTETEYLAHHKAEKVPFGFKYNSGTNTEWETVEGLRELIKEHIDPKFTV